In Eublepharis macularius isolate TG4126 chromosome 4, MPM_Emac_v1.0, whole genome shotgun sequence, the following are encoded in one genomic region:
- the LOC129327851 gene encoding zinc finger protein 345-like has product MVVSEAKGMFSTAREIFPFSFEEVAVRFTKAEWALLNPDQRALYVEVMVENYCNVASLAIPKPVLISWLQASEEPFPLVSEEEARLAGDVQDDMNYSQRRVVSFKTVSRDVKEEPSGSQKESKRQEENKREKLENQSVDFESGSLLAKPGQQEYLKGQGRNKYFESREGLQREPNLISHQKIHPADETYTCSECGKAFSRLAGLTSHQSIHTGGKSFESSDCGNSSDLSESLPSHQRHHTGKELCQCPECRKRFKCKTILHSEEKPDKNLECGNSYSQSEKLTVHQRTHTPEKPYKCMECGKWFSRSSHLTAHQSIHKGEKPYKCLECSKSFSCESNLSSHQRIHTGEKPYKCLECGKSFSHSSALISHQKIHTGEKSCKCLDCGKSFRHSVSLTYHQRIHTREKPYECSECGMTFSCNSALTSHRRIHSGEKPYQCTICGKCFSQGSHLTSHKRTHSGEKPYKCQECGRGFGQSSHLTIHQRLHTGEKPYKCLECGKSFTINGSLKVHERIHTGERPYKCLECGKTFNQSSSFNTHKRIHTGEKPYKCLECGKSFNQSSELNTHKIIHTGEEPYKCLACGKSFRWRHTFTSHQRIHEEEESSD; this is encoded by the exons ATGGTGGTTTCAGAAGCAAAGGGGATGTTTAGCACAGCTCGAGAGATT tttccattttcCTTTGAGGAAGTGGCCGTGCGTTTCACCAAGGCAGAGTGGGCCCTGCTGAACCCTGACCAGAGAGCTTTGTATGTGGAAGTCATGGTGGAGAATTATTGCAATGTGGCTTCCCTAG CAATTCCCAAGCCTGTCCTCATCTCCTGGCTTCAGGCAAGTGAAGAGCCTTTTCCTTTGGTCTCCGAGGAAGAGGCCAGGTTGGCAG GAGACGTGCAGGATGACATGAATTATAGCCAGAGACGTGTGGTGTCTTTCAAAACAGTCAGCCGTGATGTGAAGGAAGAGCCCTCTGGGAGTCAAAAAGAATCAAAGAGACAGGAggagaacaaaagggagaagTTGGAGAATCAGTCTGTAGATTTCGAGTCTGGTAGCTTGCTTGCAAAACCAGGCCAACAAGAATATCTCAAAGGACAGGGGAGGAATAAGTATTTTGAAAGTAGAGAAGGACTGCAAAGAGAACCCAACTTAATTTCCCATCAGAAAATCCACCCAGCAGATGAAACTTATACATGCTCTGAATGTGGAAAAGCCTTCAGTAGGCTTGCAGGCCTCACTTCTCATCAGAGTATCCATACGGGGGGGAAATCATTTGAGAGTTCAGATTGTGGAAATAGCTCTGATCTGAGTGAAAGCCTTCCTTCCCATCAAAGACATCATACTGGGAAAGAACTATGTCAGTGCCCAGAGTGCAGAAAGAGGTTCAAGTGTAAGACAATTCTCCATTCAGAGGAGAAACCAGATAAAAACCTGGAATGTGGAAACAGCTACAGTCAGAGTGAAAAACTTACTGTgcatcaaagaactcacacaccagagaaaccttacaaatgcatggagtgtgggaaatgGTTCAGTCGTAGTTCACACCTTACTGCCCATCAAAGTATTCAtaaaggggagaaaccatataaatgtttggagtgtagTAAAAGCTTCAGTTGTGAAAGTAACCTTAGtagccatcaaagaattcacactggggagaaaccttacaaatgcttggagtgtggaaaaagcttcagccaTAGTTCGGCTCTTATTTCCcaccaaaaaattcacacaggggagaaatctTGCAAATGCTtggactgtgggaaaagcttccgtcACAGTGTAAGCCTCActtaccatcaaagaatccacacaagaGAGAAGCCATATGAGTGTTCAGAGTGCGGAATGACCTTCAGTTGCAACTCAGCCCTCACTTCCCACCGAAGAATCCactctggggagaaaccataccaGTGCACGAtatgtgggaaatgcttcagtcAGGGATCGCACCTGACTTCCCACAAAAGAACCCATTCtggagaaaaaccatataaatgccaggaatGTGGGAGAGGCTTCGGTCAGAGCTCACACCTGACTATACACCAAAGACTCCACACAggagaaaagccatataaatgcttggagtgtggaaagagtttcacaATCAACGGAAGCCTGAAAGTGCATGAaagaatccatacaggggagaggccgtataaatgcctggagtgtgggaaaacctTCAATCAGAGCTCAAGCTTTAATACGcataaaagaattcacacaggagagaagccgtataaatgcctagagtgtgggaaaagcttcaatcaGAGCTCAGAGCTTAATACGCATAAAataatccacacaggagaggagCCGTATAAATGTTTGGcttgtggaaagagtttcagatGGAGACACACTTTTacatcccatcaaagaattcatgaagAGGAGGAATCATCAGACTAG
- the LOC129327100 gene encoding zinc finger protein 239-like has translation MHNSHQRMHSEEKSHKCIECGKSFRWSSKLTRHQRIHSKEKPYKCFECGKSFHWSSKLTCHQRIHSKEKPYKCFECGKSFCWSSKLTCHQRIHSKEKPYKCFECGKSFRWSAGLTSHHRIHSKETPYKCLECGKSFSHSTSLSSHQRIHTREKPYKCQECGQTFSWSSALTLHQRMHSGEKPYQCAECGKGFSQSSHLTLHQRIHTGEKPYKCLECGKNFRINTELKVHERIHTGEKPYKCLDCGKSFSQSSSLNTHKRIHTGEKPYKCLECGKSFNQSSDLNMHQRIHTGEKPYKCLECGKSFSASTSLTSHQRIHMGEKPAVWK, from the exons ATGCATAATTCACATCAGAGAATGCACTCAGAGGAGAAATCACATAAATGCattgagtgtggaaagagcttccgcTGGAGTTCAAAACTCACTCGTCATCAGAGAATCCACTCaaaagagaaaccatataaatgctttgagtgtggaaagagcttccacTGGAGTTCAAAACTCACTTGTCATCAGAGAATCCACTCaaaagagaaaccatataaatgctttgagtgtggaaagagcttctgctGGAGTTCAAAACTCACTTGTCATCAGAGAATCCACTCaaaagagaaaccatataaatgctttgagtgtggaaagagcttccgcTGGAGTGCTGGTCTCACTTCACATCACAGAATCCACTCAAAAGAGacaccatataaatgtttggagtgtggaaaaagcttcagtcacagcaCAAGCCTCAGTTCCCACCAGAGAATCCATacaagggagaaaccatataaatgccaggagtgtgggCAGACTTTCAGTTGGAGCTCAGCCCTGACTTTACATCAAAGAATGCACTCTGGTGAGAAACCATATCAGTGTGCA gaatGTGGGAAAGGCTTCAGTCAGAGCTCACACCTGACTTTACACCAAAGAATCCACACGggagaaaagccatataaatgcttggagtgtggaaagaattTCAGAATCAACACAGAACTGAAAGTGCATGAaagaatccatacaggggagaagccatataaatgcctggattgtgggaagagcttcagtcagAGCTCAAGCCTTAATACGcataaaagaattcacacaggggagaagccgtataaatgcctggagtgtgggaaaagcttcaatcaGAGCTCAGATCTTAATatgcatcaaagaatccacacaggagagaaaccatataaatgcctggaatgtgggaagagcttcagtgcAAGCACAAGCCTCACTTCCCACCAGAGAATCCACATGGGGGAGAAGCCTGCAGTGTGGAAATAG